CGGCTTTTATACGCCATTAAAAACACGCCGAGACGGCGATCTTATCTTTTATATCTCAACTATATCTGGCTACTGCGATTGAACTGATTTACATGTTCATTGTTTGTTCGGCATTTGGCGGTGTTAAGTCCCCTTCGGGGGTTATCTGCATAGATAATAAAgcccagtgtgtgtgtgcaggaaTGTCGGAAAGTTGCTACTTCATGCGGCAACGTCACTGGTTTATACAATGCCAAGGGGTTTATCTAGACCTTTCCGCTTGAAAATCTTGAGCCCACTTCGGAAAAGATTAAATTGATTGTTTTGCTattgcatatttttgcacaaaataggttaataaaatgtttatttcagTGTGAATCATCAGCTTTTTATGATATTGttttcattatcattatttCCAGTCATTGTTACCATTTTAagcatttattttctttccttGTTTGAATATTAATATGTTAGAATGTTGCGCGCCAAAATGTTAAGTTAccgttacagctgttaacttaTCAGAATACCATAACAGAATACCGTTATTTAATAGCATCAgtgatttaaagaaaaaatgttaaattactGTAACAGCTGTTAACTTATCAGAATACAATAACAGAGTACCGTTATTCAATAATTTTAGTGATATTATCCCAAGTTCAACTTAACAGTCTGTTGCACTAGCCGCcgatttaaacttaatttgagTGAAATTGAGCGAAATATATATTCAAGGAATATTGGTCTAGATTGTTACATATTTCAACAGGACAATCATTTAAAAGGTCCGCCCATTCCATACATATTATTTTGGTTGGGGTCTCCGCTATACCACCTCTGTTAACTTTTAACAGAGTCTGACCATTTGTAGTATTTTcggtatatttaaaaataccagcAGTACATTTTCCACAGCCGTGTGGTATTTTTTCGCGGTCACACTCCCGAGTGCCGTTGAAAATTGTTGTACACAGGCGagatattgatttttggcagCCCGAGAGGAAAAGGCGACCCCAGCGCAGAGCCAGCGAAAGAGCCCCCGCCCCCCTGCGCGCGACCAGTAGTAGTAGTAACGACTCACGGTCCTTCAAACATTACGCAGCCCAAGGTTCTGTTCTGGAAAAAATCGAAGATTACGAGCAGAAGAGCCTAAAGCCAGAGAGCAGAAAAGAGGGCAGAACGTGCAGAGCAAGCGAAGCGAGTGAAAGTGCCAGCCAGTAGAGCTCTGGAAAAAGTAGAACTCGAGCGCTACTTTGGGTTCTGAAAAGCAGCAGCCtccaaaaaaagagaagaaccCCCCACGCAAAGGTGCAAAAGCAACCCCCGCGGAGAAGAGAAGCGAAGAAAGGGAGCAGGTGAAAAGCAGTGCAGTCCGCGTAAGTCTTCCAAACGTAAACGTTTTATAAATAGAATTGAGGAATAGGAATCCATTCCCCCAATCAACCATATCCACCCATTGATGAATTCGAAATGATATTGACattgaaatcgaaatcgagtCTCGACTAACCCAACCCAACCCCGTTCACAGCAACTGCGTCGAAGCCCCCATCCATTGAAAACCCGAGGAAAGAAAAACCAGAAGACAGCATCGCCATGGCTTTCGCCGGACTGAAAAAGCAGATCAACAAGGCCAACCAGTATATGACGGAGAAGATGGGCGGTGCGGAGGGCACCAAACTGGACATGGACTTCATGGAGATGGAGCGAAAGACGGACGTCACCGTGGAACTCGTGGAGGAGCTGCAGCTGAAGACGAAGGAATTCTTGCAGCCAAATCCCACGGCCCGGGCCAAAATGGCAGCGGTCAAGGGCATCTCGAAGCTGTCGGGTCAGGCCAAGTCCAATACTTATCCGCAGCCGGAGGGCCTGCTCGCTGAATGCATGCTGACTTATGGGAAGAAGCTCGGCGAGGACAACAGCGCGTTTGCGCAGGCGCTCGTCGAATTCGGCGAAGCGCTGAAACAGATGGCCGACGTCAAGTATTCGCTGGACGACAACATCAAGCAGAACTTTTTGGAGCCACTGCATCATATGCAGACCAAAGACCTCAAGGAGGTGATGCATCATCGCAAGAAGCTGCAGGGCCGGCGTCTGGACTTCGACTGCAAGCGTCGCCGGCAGGCCAAGGACGATGAGATTCGCGGTGCCGAGGACAAGTTCGGTGAATCGTTGCAGCTGGCCCAAGTGGGCATGTTCAATTTGCTCGAGAACGATACGGAGCATGTCTCCCAGCTGGTCACCTTTGCCGAGGCACTGTACGACTTTCATTCGCAGTGCGCCGACGTCCTGCGCGGCCTGCAGGAGACGCTGCAGGAGAAGCGCTCCGAGGCGGAGAGCCGGCCACGCAACGAGTTCGTGCCCAAGACGCTGCTCGATCTGAACTTGgacggcggtggcggcggcctCAACGAAGATGGCACGCCGTCTCACATTAGTTCGAGCGCCTCGCCGTTGCCCTCGCCGATGCGCTCGCCCGCCAAGTCGATGGCCGTAACGCCGCAGCGCCAGCAGCAGCCCTGCTGCCAGGCCCTCTACGACTTCGAGCCGGAGAATCCCGGTGAGCTGGCCTTCAAGGAGAACGACATAATAACCCTGTTGAATCGCGTCGACGATAATTGGTACGAGGGCGCCGTGAATGGCCGCACTGGCTACTTCCCGCAGTCCTACGTCCAGGTCCAGGTGCCCCTGCCCAACGGCAATTAAGCTGTTCTTGATCCCGCACTCCCATCCCAACCAATCTATCCTACCATCCTATCAAACTGAAGCTGAAGACGTACGTAGATCGCGGATTGGAGAACAATAACCTTAATGTTGGTTTCGCCATCAGAGGCGCAAAATTGGGCAgccgaagcagcagcagcagcagaaaatatatatatagttgaATTAGAAGAGCGGGTTACTACGATTACGGATATTACGATACGGCTTAGCTAGCGGCACACAGCAGGCTAAATTCATGGTGGCCATAATGCAAGCTAACTAAATTTTATGTGCGAAATTGTACCAGTTGGCAACacaataattaacaaattaattacgaGTTAAATTAATGTACGTATTAACTAACTAAATTTACAAGACGTTACGCGCGCAATGCGACTTCCTTGCGTTTTTCACCTTTGATTCTTGAACGTCAGCGTTTAGTGCTAACTTCACACAATAGCTCACGTATTAGAACAGTTGGCCAGCGGCAACAGCAAGCAAAACACTCTAGCTAATTAACTAAATTACCCGTACTCTCGATCAACCATGGAAGCGCGTCTCTTTTCGTCTTAATTCCCCGAGTCTTTCTTTGCTCCACAGCCTATCTGACTTTTATCCGGTCTCATCGTTGTAATTTAAACCTAACTAAACCAATGCGCTCTCTATGCAAAGTCCCCTTATAGGCTAACGCTACGTATCCACATCATACGCccacatatatttattatatacccGAAATACCTATACCTACTCTACCTACGTATATTTGTGCAAAAACAATACTCCCCACACTCTATTCTAAAAGGCATACGGAATACCGTTCTTGATGTTCGTTGTTCAATGTAAAGAATACttcaaattttttcaaaaggaTGAAGCGAAAGCGAAATTTGTATCCTACTTTTTGCTCCTTTTTatgtgtgttgtttttttgttaattatatacataataactatatatatattaaatgaaatcaaatatatgtataaatatatttattaagcgTATTATCTacatgtatatttattattatgtatttattataaattatactgAGCAGCAACGTAAACAatataatgaatatttaaaacgaTGATAACAGATAACAGATAAACAGTACTAGCGGCAAAGTAAATGTAACAGAATCCTCCTAAGAAATACCAACCAGCATAAACTAGTTAAACGATTTCCAGAAAAATGTTGATAATAATAACTCTAAACGTAAGCAAAATCCAGTCAAGTCAATCGAAGCATAGCAACACTTACGAACCTACTAACGCGATTACTAACCGCAACTCTagatcaaatatttatatatttaaagagaGGAGCCcaacacaaaaatataatgataaaactcAAACGACAGAccgataaaattattaaaatagtcTCATGTTGGCATATAACGGAAAAAGCTATGCACGATATACGAATGTATATGCGTTCGAACAGATATACACAAGATATATTTACGTATAACgcgaaattgaattgaaatccATGCAACTTGTGTTGataataaattagttaaatgccgaaaagcaagaaaaacaatttaacagAATTATATTTGAGAGCGAAGATGAAACATTTGCCCcgcggacggacggacagagaGCCAGTGCGAAAATTTCCAGAGGGCCCCATCTGGGGACCCTCAGTATCGCCTGGGATATCTTTCCTAGCACACAACACACACTTGTCCCCACTGACGAGGGCAGAGatttaaacaataattattgTAATTATGCATTTGTGTGGGCGGTaacttaaataatatacatTATAAaccatatacatataataattACGCTAAAACTGAAGACCCTAATTTACGCAaaccaaaattaataaaatttaatttttaatgtgtcTTTCGTTCAAAGTCATAAATGAGAAAAATCGAAACGGCGTTTACTCTTTGATATTTGCCAGCTGACCTTAAAACGTGCTGCCTGTTGTGTAACACTGACTCGGATGCTGTTCATTTGTTGAGGATGATGGGATTGGTTTGGGGTTGGGGATTCAGGGGCGGCGCCACCAATAAACCAGAGAAGAAGCAttgaaattttcgattttccaCACAAACGCACGAGCGGAAAAGTGGGACTCACCCCCAAGGCAGCCTCCCCTTTTCCTTCATCGTGGGCTCCCCAGTGGGCATGACATTGAAACGTGACGCAGCATCCACCCCCTGGGTCCTATGCCATCCCTCCACCCCCAAAGTGGCTGAGGTCATGCTGCCAGGACACGAGTGTTTGTCAGTCTGGGCTGATGCAACCATTGAGGCTGACTGGCGAATTCGTTTTCATTCTCTGCCATTTCCGAGAGACAAGTTTCCTAGCACGTGAAAGGTGAAATTCAAGGACAGGTTCTAATTGTTTGTTTATGGCCATCTTATAGTAGCCGTTTTTAAAGACCTAAATTTGTTTAGTAAactggaaaattaatttaattgctgGAATGAGGAAACAACcaatgtttacatttgctttgattttggttgtgttattcttttcgttatttttatTAGGAATCCACTGTTTTATAAATAGATTACAAAGATCTCTGGActttaaagtattaaaaaaataattaagatctCACTCAACTATGAAAGTTCAAATAAAgttcatattattttttggaacatttaattaattttttgtccataatatttttcttttttaatagtgtgacaaaataatattatttacccTTCATCTTGAGTAGACAAGCACTCGagttgcaaaatatttaaaatatctctaAATCCTACTTTGCTGATCAGAATTGTAATAGCTCGTGAAGTGAAAAACAATGAAATGGTTGTGTTATCAGCACtttgaggtgtttttattaaagGTGCGATAAGACAACAAACACTAAATGGCGAATATTTTGACAGACCTAGAAAAAGACCACATACTCTTCGTACTGGCTGAGGATCTTGCGCCTGGGCCGCTGCAGTGCCTCGTGGCCCAAGGTTAAACAGGCTGGCTGATCCTTGAAGATGCCCTGTTCCTGGAGCACAGCATGCGGAGCACATCTCCAGGGATCCTTAGTTTCCACCTGCCAGTCGAAGAGCTGTTGGCGTAGCTGCTTCAGGGTACCACTGTACTTGGGCTTCTCCGCCAGATTTGTTCGCTCCAAGGGATCCATTTTAATATCATAAAGCTCCCATTCGGGTCTCTGGTAGTATTGCAATAATGAACGATACCACGGCAGTGGTTGTTTGTTGATAGTGGCATTTAGTATTTGCTGGAAGGTGGGTGAGGTATAAAAGTCCTGGTCGATGGGAAAGTCGGCCCAGTAGTTGAGGTTATGTATGAGCTTATAGCGCCTGTTTCGCACCATCCTCATGGGATAGGCCATTGTAACCTCGTGGTAACTGTGGCTGCCAAACACTGAATCTCCCTCTTTTACCGGAGGTTCCTCTTTTAGTACAGCGAGTATTGATTTCCCCACGATCTTGGTGTCATTAGGTCTAATAATCTGAAGAGCTTCCAGTACACTTGGGTATATATCCAGAAGACTGACCATGGCTGCCGTGGTCTCATGATGGCGATCCTCCTTCTTGGGCGAGCTGACAATCAAGGGCGATCGAATGCCATGTTCGTAGAGATTGGTTCTTCCTCCCGGGAAGGGTGGTCCATTATCCGAGGTGTAGATCACCAGGGTCTGATCGGCCAGACCGGCTGCCTCCAGTTCCCTGAGCATCACACCCACTCCCTGATCCAGCCGGGAAATGGTCATATACTGAGCGGCCAGCTCCTGACGCACCACATCCGTGTCGGGCAGCCAGGCGGGCACCTCCAGATTGCGCCAATCGTAGTAGATGGGCTTCCAGTCGGAAATGCTGCCCATTCCCTTCTCGCCGCTGCCCCAACGCTCGCAGAATTCTCCAAATTGCGGGGTGATGTGGCCACATCGATGGGGATCATGGAAACCGACCATCAGGAAGAAGGGCTTGTGCTCCTCTTTGGCTTGTTTTAGAAACTGCCTGGCGTACTCCTTCATCCGAGTGATGTTCCTGCCGATTTGGTTAATTGAATGCTGCTCTTCGGTTTGCTCGAAATCAAAACGGAAATTGCCAGCTGCTCCCACATGTTTCTTGCCAATGATGCCGCTCAAGATGCGGCCACCACTTTGATCCCGGATTAAATTGGGCAGTGAGCTGCTTGTCTGCGGCAGGACATTGAAGTTGTGAACCCCCTGATGGAGTCCGTACATTCCACTCGAGTGACCCGCCTGTCCGGTGAGCAACTGCGAGCGACTGGGACTACAGCTGCTCACCGAGGTGAAGGCATTGTTGAAGAGAAGTCCCCGCTTGGCCAGCGCATCCAGATTGGGAGTTTGGCAGAATTTGTTTAGATATGCGCCCGATTCGAAGCCAGCATCATCAGCCAGCAGGAGGAGCACATTCTGCGGTCCAGCGGAGCACCCTCCAATCACGAGAAGTGGAACAATCCACTGGAGCAAGTGCATGATGAAGAAATCTACTGC
This portion of the Drosophila takahashii strain IR98-3 E-12201 chromosome 3R, DtakHiC1v2, whole genome shotgun sequence genome encodes:
- the EndoA gene encoding endophilin-A, which gives rise to MAFAGLKKQINKANQYMTEKMGGAEGTKLDMDFMEMERKTDVTVELVEELQLKTKEFLQPNPTARAKMAAVKGISKLSGQAKSNTYPQPEGLLAECMLTYGKKLGEDNSAFAQALVEFGEALKQMADVKYSLDDNIKQNFLEPLHHMQTKDLKEVMHHRKKLQGRRLDFDCKRRRQAKDDEIRGAEDKFGESLQLAQVGMFNLLENDTEHVSQLVTFAEALYDFHSQCADVLRGLQETLQEKRSEAESRPRNEFVPKTLLDLNLDGGGGGLNEDGTPSHISSSASPLPSPMRSPAKSMAVTPQRQQQPCCQALYDFEPENPGELAFKENDIITLLNRVDDNWYEGAVNGRTGYFPQSYVQVQVPLPNGN
- the Sgsh gene encoding N-sulphoglucosamine sulphohydrolase, with the protein product MHLLQWIVPLLVIGGCSAGPQNVLLLLADDAGFESGAYLNKFCQTPNLDALAKRGLLFNNAFTSVSSCSPSRSQLLTGQAGHSSGMYGLHQGVHNFNVLPQTSSSLPNLIRDQSGGRILSGIIGKKHVGAAGNFRFDFEQTEEQHSINQIGRNITRMKEYARQFLKQAKEEHKPFFLMVGFHDPHRCGHITPQFGEFCERWGSGEKGMGSISDWKPIYYDWRNLEVPAWLPDTDVVRQELAAQYMTISRLDQGVGVMLRELEAAGLADQTLVIYTSDNGPPFPGGRTNLYEHGIRSPLIVSSPKKEDRHHETTAAMVSLLDIYPSVLEALQIIRPNDTKIVGKSILAVLKEEPPVKEGDSVFGSHSYHEVTMAYPMRMVRNRRYKLIHNLNYWADFPIDQDFYTSPTFQQILNATINKQPLPWYRSLLQYYQRPEWELYDIKMDPLERTNLAEKPKYSGTLKQLRQQLFDWQVETKDPWRCAPHAVLQEQGIFKDQPACLTLGHEALQRPRRKILSQYEEYVVFF